The proteins below are encoded in one region of Desulfovibrio sp. JC010:
- a CDS encoding chemotaxis response regulator protein-glutamate methylesterase: MRIGIVNDLAAAVDVLKRSLAAGGHEVAWIAHNGEKAIDKCSADVPDLVLMDLVMPVLDGAGATEGIMKKCPCPILIVTASIEANSTKVFEAMGAGALDVVTTPTAGPDGDIIGVRELLAKISVIGKLQGRGKVREPVKIVPKARMVPPLLAIGSSTGGPSALAELLGGLPVDFPAAIAIAQHVDGHFSENLAQWLDSQVEIKVKLARSGELVQPGQALIAPGDRHMRMGPGGMVELTLGPGENLYVPSVDVLFDSLCCAGFPSNSAAVLLTGMGADGARGMLDLRNSGWFTVAQDKESSVVWGMPGAAVKMNAARDVCSISDMAGLLIRHFKKRFRS, encoded by the coding sequence ATGAGAATAGGAATTGTAAATGATCTGGCTGCTGCGGTTGATGTGCTGAAAAGGTCGCTTGCCGCAGGCGGGCATGAGGTGGCCTGGATCGCCCATAACGGGGAAAAGGCCATTGATAAGTGCTCTGCCGATGTGCCTGATCTGGTGCTTATGGATCTGGTCATGCCTGTGCTGGACGGAGCCGGAGCCACAGAGGGCATAATGAAAAAATGCCCCTGCCCGATCCTCATTGTCACTGCCAGCATTGAAGCCAATTCGACCAAGGTTTTCGAGGCCATGGGGGCCGGGGCACTGGATGTGGTCACCACGCCCACTGCCGGACCGGATGGAGACATCATCGGGGTACGTGAACTGCTCGCGAAAATTTCAGTAATCGGTAAATTGCAGGGGCGCGGCAAGGTGCGCGAACCTGTTAAAATCGTGCCGAAAGCACGGATGGTGCCTCCGCTGCTGGCTATCGGCAGTTCCACCGGAGGCCCTTCGGCTCTGGCCGAACTGCTGGGCGGGCTTCCGGTTGATTTCCCGGCTGCCATTGCCATTGCCCAGCATGTGGACGGGCATTTTTCAGAAAATCTGGCCCAGTGGCTGGACAGTCAGGTTGAAATCAAAGTCAAGCTGGCCCGCAGCGGAGAACTGGTGCAGCCCGGACAGGCTCTCATAGCCCCCGGTGACCGGCACATGCGCATGGGGCCGGGCGGCATGGTGGAGTTGACCCTCGGGCCGGGTGAGAATCTTTACGTGCCTTCAGTGGATGTGCTTTTCGACAGTCTCTGCTGTGCCGGATTCCCTTCCAATTCTGCGGCAGTGCTGCTGACCGGAATGGGCGCGGACGGTGCCCGGGGCATGCTTGATTTAAGGAATTCCGGCTGGTTTACCGTGGCTCAGGACAAGGAATCCAGCGTGGTCTGGGGCATGCCCGGCGCGGCGGTAAAAATGAATGCTGCCCGTGATGTCTGCTCTATTTCCGATATGGCCGGGCTGCTGATAAGGCATTTTAAAAAACGTTTCAGGAGTTAG
- a CDS encoding HAMP domain-containing sensor histidine kinase, producing the protein MSRELKFSIKSKLFIAVCVIAAICVSLPLAFAYHLLKADLVAGSLHGPEESMDMILKVFFWALPIAILVCYGVIRFVTMQLSNSVESMVRTAEAVGQGNYKRRIRTMPDKEFIPLANSINWMAERIDEHVSIITGQKNKIQAVLNGMWDGVMVLDNNCRIQSVNRALKDIFPGIQNGAGRTPLEIISSPDLYDGCMEVISPEGPEAATVQIVLANGRVYDVNIVRSPHTSEPGQGPGAIAVFHDISEIKRLETVRQDFVANVSHELRTPLTSVKGYAETLLSDPPPPESIQKNFLGTIEKNANHMCKIVDDLLNLSRLESGHEKVELLPIDPSDALREAWEACSGLAEKRKVDLKRSFEKGDFTVKADSGQLMQLFRNLLENGIKYGPEENPIYVEHHIEDDRLQLSVIDEGPGIPAADQSRIFERFYSVEKFRRNEFGSTGLGLAISRHIVSNHGGEISVQCPPEGRRQGTAFVFTLPLLQAGAKSLPPAA; encoded by the coding sequence ATGAGTAGAGAATTAAAGTTTTCAATCAAGAGTAAGCTCTTCATCGCAGTCTGTGTCATCGCGGCTATCTGCGTCAGTCTGCCGTTGGCTTTTGCATATCATTTGCTCAAGGCGGATCTGGTTGCGGGGTCACTTCACGGTCCTGAAGAATCAATGGATATGATTCTCAAGGTGTTTTTCTGGGCACTTCCTATAGCAATTCTGGTCTGCTACGGGGTTATCCGTTTTGTAACCATGCAGCTTAGCAATTCGGTGGAATCCATGGTCCGTACCGCCGAGGCGGTTGGACAGGGGAATTATAAGCGTCGGATCAGGACCATGCCGGATAAGGAATTCATCCCCCTTGCCAATTCCATTAACTGGATGGCGGAGCGCATTGACGAACACGTCAGCATTATCACCGGGCAGAAGAACAAGATTCAGGCCGTGCTCAACGGTATGTGGGACGGGGTTATGGTGCTGGACAACAACTGCCGTATCCAGAGCGTGAACCGGGCCTTGAAAGATATTTTTCCCGGTATCCAGAATGGTGCGGGCCGCACTCCCCTTGAAATTATTTCCAGCCCGGACCTCTACGACGGTTGTATGGAAGTGATCTCTCCGGAAGGACCGGAAGCCGCAACTGTACAGATTGTACTGGCCAACGGCCGGGTTTACGATGTGAATATCGTCCGGTCCCCGCATACTTCCGAGCCGGGGCAGGGGCCGGGAGCCATTGCTGTTTTTCACGACATCAGTGAAATCAAGCGTCTTGAGACCGTGCGTCAGGATTTTGTTGCCAATGTCTCCCACGAGCTGCGTACCCCGCTGACTTCAGTCAAAGGATATGCCGAGACTTTGCTTTCCGATCCTCCTCCGCCGGAATCCATTCAAAAGAATTTTTTGGGTACCATTGAAAAGAATGCCAACCACATGTGCAAGATCGTTGACGATCTGCTCAATCTTTCACGTCTTGAAAGCGGTCATGAGAAGGTGGAGCTTCTGCCCATTGATCCCTCAGATGCGTTGCGTGAAGCCTGGGAAGCATGTTCCGGGCTTGCGGAGAAAAGAAAGGTTGATCTCAAGCGCAGCTTTGAAAAAGGCGATTTTACGGTCAAGGCCGATTCCGGGCAGCTCATGCAGTTGTTCAGGAATCTGCTGGAAAACGGCATCAAGTACGGGCCGGAAGAAAATCCTATCTATGTTGAGCACCATATCGAAGACGACCGTTTGCAGCTTTCAGTAATAGACGAGGGACCGGGTATCCCTGCTGCGGACCAGTCGCGCATATTCGAGCGTTTTTATTCTGTGGAAAAATTCCGTCGCAACGAGTTCGGCTCCACCGGGCTGGGCCTCGCCATTTCCCGGCACATAGTCTCCAATCACGGAGGAGAAATCTCCGTGCAATGTCCGCCTGAAGGCCGCAGACAGGGTACAGCTTTTGTTTTTACCCTGCCTCTTCTGCAAGCTGGTGCGAAGAGTTTGCCTCCGGCGGCTTAA
- a CDS encoding SpoIIE family protein phosphatase has product MTEAKEQLLTEHKINVLLIDDQPMVGEAVRRMLEGEEDIDFHFVSDPTKAIPTAEELQPTVILQDLVMPDIDGMTMVKFMRVNSKLKDIPLIVLSTKEEATTKAEAFANGANDYLVKLPDRIELLARIRYHSKGYINLLQRNEAYEQLRESRDEMRKELAVAADYVTSLLPDPVKEGDIQADWRFIPSASLGGDSFGYHWLDDDHFAMYLLDVCDHGVGSALLSVSAMNVLRSQTLPDTDFLKPDEVLVALNDSFQMDQQNNLYFTMWYGVYRKSDRTLTFSSGGHPPALLLSGGEVQQLRTPGMIVGGMPDMTYTSDSVTVNPGARFFLYSDGVYELKKVSDGKMWEFDEFSGFMESTDGELGKPIDQLITHTRQLQGAELYEDDFSMVEFVFA; this is encoded by the coding sequence ATGACCGAAGCCAAAGAACAATTGCTCACCGAACATAAGATCAATGTTCTGCTGATAGATGACCAGCCCATGGTGGGCGAGGCCGTGCGGCGTATGCTGGAAGGCGAAGAGGACATTGATTTCCATTTTGTGAGCGACCCGACCAAGGCCATCCCTACTGCTGAGGAATTGCAGCCCACGGTAATCCTGCAGGACCTTGTCATGCCCGATATCGACGGCATGACCATGGTCAAATTCATGCGCGTCAATTCCAAACTCAAGGATATTCCCCTGATCGTTCTTTCCACCAAGGAAGAAGCCACCACCAAGGCTGAAGCCTTTGCCAACGGGGCCAATGATTATCTGGTCAAGCTTCCCGACCGTATCGAACTGCTGGCCCGTATCCGCTACCACTCCAAGGGTTACATCAACCTGTTGCAGAGAAACGAAGCCTACGAGCAGCTGCGTGAAAGCCGGGATGAAATGCGTAAGGAGCTGGCTGTCGCCGCCGACTACGTTACTTCGCTTTTGCCTGATCCGGTTAAGGAAGGGGATATTCAGGCCGACTGGCGGTTCATTCCTTCGGCCTCGCTGGGCGGGGACTCTTTCGGTTATCACTGGCTGGATGACGACCATTTTGCCATGTACCTGCTGGATGTCTGCGATCACGGGGTCGGATCGGCCCTGCTTTCGGTTTCAGCCATGAACGTGCTCCGCTCCCAGACCCTGCCGGATACGGATTTCCTCAAGCCGGATGAAGTGCTGGTAGCCCTGAACGATTCTTTCCAGATGGACCAGCAGAACAACCTCTATTTCACCATGTGGTACGGGGTTTACCGCAAATCCGACCGCACCCTGACCTTTTCCAGCGGCGGCCATCCTCCGGCTCTGCTGCTTTCCGGCGGCGAAGTGCAGCAGTTGCGCACTCCGGGAATGATTGTGGGCGGCATGCCGGATATGACTTACACAAGTGACTCCGTTACCGTGAATCCGGGAGCACGTTTCTTTCTCTACAGCGACGGGGTATACGAGCTTAAAAAGGTTTCCGACGGCAAGATGTGGGAGTTCGATGAGTTTTCCGGGTTCATGGAGAGCACTGATGGAGAACTTGGAAAACCCATTGACCAGCTCATAACCCATACCCGTCAGTTACAGGGGGCCGAGCTCTATGAAGATGATTTTTCCATGGTGGAGTTTGTTTTTGCCTAA
- a CDS encoding response regulator, whose protein sequence is MSVEKILVVEDHNDTIELLKYNLSSSGYEVVTAMDGHKALDQARNEHPDLVLLDLMLPGIDGLEVCRRLKQEVATQHIPVIMLTAKGEEVDRVVGLELGVDDYIVKPFSPRELVLRVKAVLRRSTEVPEPRRPGKWNREGLSVDFEAHTVECDGDLVALTATEFKLFSELLQHEGKVRTRDHLLDTVWDTHFEGYSRTVDTHIRRLRQKLGPYADYIETVRGVGYRFKHS, encoded by the coding sequence GTGTCAGTTGAGAAAATACTGGTCGTAGAAGACCATAATGATACTATTGAGTTGCTGAAGTACAACCTGAGCTCTTCCGGTTACGAGGTTGTGACCGCCATGGACGGCCACAAAGCCCTTGATCAGGCCAGAAACGAACATCCCGATCTGGTGCTGCTGGATCTCATGCTGCCCGGCATTGACGGGCTTGAAGTCTGCCGCAGGCTGAAACAGGAGGTAGCCACCCAGCATATCCCGGTGATCATGCTTACCGCCAAAGGCGAGGAAGTGGACCGGGTTGTGGGTCTTGAACTGGGCGTTGACGACTACATCGTCAAACCGTTCAGCCCCCGTGAGCTGGTACTCAGGGTCAAAGCAGTACTGCGCCGCAGTACTGAAGTGCCTGAGCCGCGCCGTCCCGGTAAATGGAACCGTGAAGGTCTTTCCGTTGATTTTGAAGCCCACACCGTGGAATGCGACGGCGATCTCGTGGCTCTGACCGCCACCGAGTTCAAGCTTTTTTCCGAATTGCTGCAGCACGAAGGCAAAGTCCGCACCCGTGACCATCTGCTCGATACTGTCTGGGACACCCACTTTGAAGGCTACTCCAGAACTGTGGATACCCATATCCGCAGACTGCGCCAGAAGCTCGGTCCCTACGCTGATTATATCGAGACTGTGCGCGGCGTGGGCTACCGCTTCAAGCATTCGTAA
- a CDS encoding methyl-accepting chemotaxis protein, protein MSIRKQFITGCVVFCIALTVAIMWLVSDYARETLMDQYRSKAEIMLHTMKAVRKHTGAVIRPKATEILPENMFVTELQSTSFTANGVFSRIPDQYRHDLTFKTASTKPRNVNNLASNDEARIIEELDALARKGKKPFIGEIRDINGIESFIVAEGEVNKPSCMVCHGDPKDAPPSMKSRYPVKDDMGYFRKPGRIECAMISAIPLAAMDAAANQAIGAVVFMGFIFIVVTLGFLLFGLNLIFRPVSQITGIAKHVAAGDLNSGTVSIRKMKNQAEGKFFAGRIIRPGNEIGNLVTSFETMISGLSELIGEVRTSGDNVSVAGNKIRSTAEHIDAAVNRQAASTNEVTATSRLISKTSKDLAEVMEDVSESASESAHMAETLQNNIERREKSLIKLVDSTDSVSSRLAAINEKASRINHIVTTIARIADQTNLLSLNAAIEAEKAGQFGQGFSVVAREMRRLADQTVIAAEDIELMVRDMQTAVSSGVMEMEAFNQEVRSSVDEVEQMSSDLGLIVDQVRVLKPRFIDVSRSMGDQADSAEQISDAMGDLSDTAAGTTEYLEEFNRTVASLNYTVQSLTGAVDGFQSVEDDFFISKEEKEPESDN, encoded by the coding sequence ATGAGTATCCGTAAACAGTTCATAACCGGGTGTGTGGTTTTCTGTATAGCCTTGACCGTGGCCATTATGTGGCTGGTTTCAGATTATGCCCGCGAAACCCTCATGGACCAGTATCGGTCCAAGGCCGAAATCATGCTCCACACCATGAAGGCGGTGCGCAAGCATACCGGAGCGGTGATCCGGCCCAAAGCTACGGAAATACTGCCGGAAAATATGTTTGTCACCGAGTTGCAGTCCACTTCATTTACGGCAAACGGTGTTTTCAGCCGTATTCCCGACCAGTACAGGCATGACCTGACTTTTAAGACCGCTTCCACCAAGCCTCGCAACGTTAATAATCTGGCCAGCAATGATGAAGCCCGGATTATTGAAGAACTGGACGCTTTGGCCCGTAAAGGGAAAAAGCCTTTTATCGGAGAAATCCGTGATATCAACGGCATTGAATCCTTCATTGTTGCCGAGGGTGAGGTCAACAAGCCTTCCTGCATGGTCTGTCACGGTGATCCCAAAGATGCTCCGCCGTCCATGAAAAGCAGGTATCCGGTCAAGGATGACATGGGCTACTTCCGAAAACCCGGACGCATTGAATGCGCTATGATTTCGGCCATTCCGCTGGCGGCCATGGATGCTGCCGCCAATCAGGCCATCGGTGCGGTTGTGTTCATGGGATTTATTTTTATTGTGGTCACCCTCGGCTTCCTGCTCTTCGGCCTCAACCTTATTTTCCGTCCGGTTTCCCAGATTACCGGCATCGCCAAGCATGTTGCCGCCGGTGATCTGAACAGCGGAACAGTCTCCATCCGCAAGATGAAAAACCAGGCCGAAGGCAAATTCTTTGCCGGGCGTATTATCCGTCCGGGCAATGAAATCGGTAATCTGGTCACTTCCTTTGAAACCATGATTTCCGGTCTTTCCGAACTCATCGGCGAGGTCCGTACCTCCGGCGACAACGTCTCAGTGGCCGGGAATAAGATCCGCTCCACAGCGGAACATATTGACGCTGCCGTTAACAGGCAGGCCGCCTCCACCAACGAAGTAACCGCCACCAGCAGGCTGATCAGCAAGACCTCCAAGGATCTGGCGGAGGTGATGGAAGATGTGTCCGAGTCCGCCAGTGAATCAGCGCACATGGCCGAAACCCTGCAGAATAATATTGAACGGCGCGAAAAGTCGTTGATCAAACTGGTGGATTCCACGGACAGTGTTTCTTCCCGTCTGGCTGCCATCAATGAAAAAGCCAGCAGGATCAACCATATTGTGACCACCATAGCCCGCATAGCGGACCAGACCAACCTGCTTTCGCTCAATGCGGCCATTGAGGCGGAAAAGGCCGGACAGTTCGGACAGGGTTTCTCCGTAGTCGCTCGTGAAATGCGCAGGCTGGCCGACCAGACGGTCATCGCCGCAGAAGATATCGAACTCATGGTCCGTGACATGCAGACTGCGGTCAGCTCCGGGGTCATGGAAATGGAAGCCTTTAATCAGGAAGTGCGCTCCAGTGTGGACGAAGTGGAACAGATGAGTTCTGATCTTGGGCTTATCGTCGATCAGGTCCGGGTGCTCAAGCCCCGCTTTATCGATGTTTCCCGTTCCATGGGCGATCAGGCCGACAGTGCCGAACAGATCAGTGATGCCATGGGCGATCTTAGTGATACCGCAGCCGGGACCACGGAATATCTTGAAGAATTCAACAGAACTGTGGCGAGTTTGAACTATACCGTACAGAGCCTGACCGGGGCTGTGGACGGATTTCAGTCTGTGGAAGATGATTTCTTCATTTCCAAGGAAGAAAAGGAACCGGAATCGGACAATTAA